Genomic segment of Dactylococcopsis salina PCC 8305:
GAATTACGCAAGCACGTATGGACACCAATTGAAAGACATATAAAAATCGAGGGTACGAGGTCTCCTTATGATGGAGATTGGCGGTATTGGAGTAAACGTCGGGGTGAATACCCTGGCACACCGAAACGGGTTGCTACACTGATGAAGCAACAGAAAGGAAAATGCGCTCGTTGTGGACTTTACGTTAAGGATGAAGATGTAGTGGAGGTTGACCACATCGTCCCTAAAGCTGAAGGGGGCAAAGACCATTACAAGAATTTGCAGTTACTTCATCGTCATTGTCACCATCAGAAAACTGCTGAAGACCGACAACGACAAATGGATAATAAGGGGCGAAAGAAAGCCCAGAAGAAAACAAAGAAAGGTCGTAAATCGGAAACTAGACAGGGAAGTTCTGTTAGTACAGCGTAGTTTGGAGAGGAGCGGTATGAAGCGAAAGTTTCACGTGCCGTTCTGAAGCCGAGTCAAGAGGGCGACCTCTTGGCTTAGGTTAACAGATAGATTTGAAGGAGAATGCCCATCATTTGTTTGCACTTCAACTCACTCAAACCGAAAAGAGCCTTACTTTTTTAAGTAAGGTTATAGGACAAACGAACTCTTACGGTTTCTACCGTTTTGTTCCGTTATGCCACTCACTCCAGACACTTTTTTGCAGAAACTATCTCCTGAAATTTTGGGTAGTTTATCTGAGGAACAATTAACCGCAATTCGGGAAATGTTAGCGGAGGCGTTACCGAAATCGTCTCCGAAATTAGTTGATATTCGCTGGCGTATCAATTGAATTTTTGCTCACTATTATGTTGTGTTTCTCGTTGGACGCGATCGACGCCAACAAAAACGTTATCGTTTTCTTAGCAACATTACCAAAGTGGGGAATACTATCACTTACGCGCTTTTGGTCATGTTAGTTTTATTTATGTTCGCCTACACGCTGAAATCTTGGGTTGGGATTGACATTTTTCCCGACAAGCATTTAGATGATTTTATCAAGTTAATTTTTGACCATATTTTTAATTGAATAAATCAACAAGAATGGCTTACGAAAAAGAATTACAAGTCGGAATTGAAGCGAGTTTAAGTGCTGCGAAATTGTGCCAAGCGGTACGGGGGAATATTCCCGATCGCATCGAAAAACAAGACCGCTCTCCTGTCACCATAGCAGATTTTGGCTCACAGGCAATTATCTGTCGTGCTTTAGCTGAAGCCTTTCCTAATGATCCAGTGGTGGGAGAAGAAGATGCGACCGCGCTTCGATCGTCGGAGATGTCTGAGCAATTAGCACAAGTTACCGAATATGTCAAGCAAGAAATCCCTAACGTTAGCACCGAAGATGTTACCCAGTGGATTGATCATGGGAATGGTGAACCGAGTCAGCGCTTTTGGACATTAGACCCCATTGATGGCACAAAAGGCTTTTTGAGAGGGGATCAATACGCGATCGCGCTGGCTTTAATCGAAGAAGGAGAAGTGAAAGTGGGAATTTTAGCCTGTCCTGCTTTATCCCTTGATTTAGCCCCTCCTCTCAACGAAGAAGGCTTATTATTCGTGGCGGTGCGCGGTGAAGGAACAAAAGTTCGTTCCCTCAAAACAGATGAATTTACCGCGATTCGGGTGGCTTCTCCCGACGATGAGGAGCATTTACGGTTTGTGGAGAGCGTAGAAGTCGCTCACGGGGATCAAAGTCAACAAAGCGCGATCGCGCAACAAGCGGGAATTAA
This window contains:
- a CDS encoding 3'(2'),5'-bisphosphate nucleotidase — its product is MAYEKELQVGIEASLSAAKLCQAVRGNIPDRIEKQDRSPVTIADFGSQAIICRALAEAFPNDPVVGEEDATALRSSEMSEQLAQVTEYVKQEIPNVSTEDVTQWIDHGNGEPSQRFWTLDPIDGTKGFLRGDQYAIALALIEEGEVKVGILACPALSLDLAPPLNEEGLLFVAVRGEGTKVRSLKTDEFTAIRVASPDDEEHLRFVESVEVAHGDQSQQSAIAQQAGIKSPSLRMDSQAKYGAVASGAAALYLRLPSPKQPDYRENIWDHAAGVIVAEEAGGRASDMYGKPLDFSVGAKLFQNRGVVVSNGSLHEAVLAALNK